A single Streptomyces sp. Edi2 DNA region contains:
- a CDS encoding DUF6507 family protein, with the protein MASWDIQPQGVQGQLKVVGTHAEDLGKVLNTLLSDMQEVAQAAGTAVPGTSAMTPMRGPMTPAGKPLGPVAPELLSHKATGPVAAALVEYVTKRKPRMKAMADRCQAAVLGAAKATNEYVQGDLEAAKNAQTAAHGVRLDALKDFGGKKK; encoded by the coding sequence ATGGCGTCATGGGACATTCAGCCGCAGGGAGTGCAGGGCCAGTTGAAGGTCGTCGGCACGCATGCCGAAGATCTGGGGAAAGTCCTCAACACACTGCTCTCTGACATGCAGGAAGTGGCTCAGGCAGCGGGTACGGCCGTGCCGGGCACGAGCGCCATGACGCCGATGCGCGGGCCGATGACCCCGGCGGGCAAGCCGTTGGGGCCGGTGGCCCCCGAATTGTTGTCACACAAGGCAACGGGTCCGGTCGCCGCGGCGCTGGTCGAGTACGTAACGAAGCGCAAGCCGCGCATGAAGGCAATGGCCGATCGCTGCCAGGCCGCTGTCCTGGGGGCTGCCAAAGCCACCAATGAGTATGTCCAGGGCGATCTGGAGGCGGCCAAGAACGCACAGACCGCCGCCCACGGGGTGCGGCTGGATGCTCTCAAGGACTTCGGGGGGAAGAAGAAGTGA